The following proteins are co-located in the Neodiprion virginianus isolate iyNeoVirg1 chromosome 6, iyNeoVirg1.1, whole genome shotgun sequence genome:
- the LOC124307682 gene encoding ubiquitin-conjugating enzyme E2 W isoform X2 has translation MSLMREPPPGVHVDGDQAGQNLTQWIIHMEGAKGTLYEGERFQLQFKFSSKYPFDSPEVTFIGGNIPVHPHVYSNGHICLSILTDDWSPALSVQSVCLSIVSMLSSCKEKKRPPDNSFYVKTCNKNPKKTKWWYHDDSV, from the exons ATGTCATTGATGCGTGAACCACCTCCTGGTGTTCACGTAGATGGTGATCAAGCTGGCCAGAATCTGACACAATGGATAATCCATATGGAAGGAGCAAAGGGGACGCTATACGAGGGTGAAAGATTTCAGTTGCAATTTAAGTTCAGTTCCAAGTACCCATTTGATTCACCTGAAGTCACATTTATTGGAGGCAACATCCCTGTTCATCCACATGTCTACAGCAATGGTCATATCTGTCTGTCTATACTGACTGATGATTGGTCACCTGCTCTGAGTGTCCAAAGCGTCTGTTTAAGTATAGTTTCTATGCTGAGCAGTTGCAAAGAAAAG AAAAGGCCACCTGATAATTCCTTTTATGTGAAGACATGTAATAAGAATCCAAAGAAAACGAAATGGTGGTATCACG ACGATAGTGTTTGA
- the LOC124307674 gene encoding protein MCM10 homolog, with amino-acid sequence MASDNDSDVGDLLEDLLANDETEDADAFIQKSKPTESSLNFLEQETNIPSPHRYSTLADKKTMIHNGDTDSSDDEDKRDFENQNYSSSGREIKNILKSNASETNTSYPKTFKNTSGSFTKNHSTELCCPPDSTKTESKDIYCDPIFGLRIINPVVSSASLKERMTGRTPVTVSRIKYHLNTADLQTDWVIAGVLINKSGTRSSQKGNQYCIWKISDLSDGIKTVSLFLFGDAYKSFWKTNTGMVIGVLNPGVLDNKDENINEAALSVDNGQRIMILGVSKDMGVCKSKKKNGEPCTSIVNLHKCEYCIYHVQQEYNKCARRSDLQSSSNSRGVSTKNALQNKVLGKGETIYGGRSFTAVPAKRNFKMVEKDRARLELLQNPTPTRTNLQLSSNNVETKKKASLVELTSNQMKKDANRLAKLRGSLPKDQPSLPGSSTSSSLIISSSKTTMANSSPHTKPQLSFNKNSPVMAVPQLGVGLRGGFIDLSEPITKKNTDMAKMNAIKWIQRNGALKKNNPNKVRKTLDEKVELRGTKRQREITEDTDQASKKQTLVMNRFQEIMAATSRHTDLIEKSDEQEKEKYFSKLEIKEKMEDKMMSTYSIDCKAVKCLTCKYTAFSASDMCKDQKHPLRVTDAVKRFFKCGDCKNRTVTLDRLPSHSCKNCQSSNWIRTAMMDERKVEINENTLSIRGGEEKFIGSVVTNSSLNLLVPEYD; translated from the coding sequence ATGGCTAGTGACAATGATTCCGACGTTGGAGATTTGCTAGAAGATCTGCTAGCAAATGATGAAACAGAAGATGCAGATGCATTCATTCAAAAATCAAAGCCAACAGAATCAAGCCTCAACTTTTTAGAACAGGAAACTAATATTCCTAGTCCTCATAGATATTCTACACTCGCTGATAAAAAAACTATGATTCACAATGGTGATACGGATTCATCTGATGATGAAGATAaacgtgattttgaaaatcaaaattactcCAGCTCAGGTCGAGAGATAAAGAACATTTTAAAGAGTAATGCATCCGAAACAAACACCTCTTATccaaaaacatttaaaaatacatCCGGATCTTTCACTAAAAATCACAGTACTGAGTTATGCTGTCCACCTGACTCCACCAAGACTGAATCAAAAGACATATACTGCGACCCAATATTTGGGTTAAGAATTATAAATCCTGTTGTATCTTCAGCCTCTCTAAAGGAAAGAATGACAGGTAGAACACCAGTCACAGTTTCTAGAATCAAATATCACTTGAACACTGCAGATCTTCAAACTGACTGGGTAATTGCCGGAGTACTTATCAACAAATCTGGTACACGCAGTTCACAAAAAGGAAACCAGTACTGTATCTGGAAGATAAGTGACCTGTCTGATGGTATTAAAACcgtatctttatttttatttggtGATGCCTACAAATCATTTTGGAAAACTAATACTGGCATGGTGATTGGAGTTTTGAACCCAGGAGTATTGGATaacaaagatgaaaatataaatgagGCAGCCTTATCTGTTGATAATGGACAAAGAATAATGATATTGGGAGTGTCTAAAGACATGGGAGTTTGTaaatcgaaaaagaaaaatggtgaaCCATGTACAAGTATAGTAAACTTACATAAATGTGAATATTGCATATATCACGTTCAACAAGAATATAATAAATGCGCCCGGAGATCCGATTTACAATCATCCAGTAATAGCAGAGGTGTGTCTACAAAAAACGCTTTGCAGAACAAGGTACTAGGTAAAGGTGAGACTATATATGGTGGACGTAGCTTTACGGCAGTTCCAGCtaagagaaattttaaaatggTAGAAAAAGATCGGGCTCGATTGGAACTTCTACAAAATCCTACCCCAACAAGAACAAACTTGCAATTATCAAGTAATAACGtagaaacgaaaaagaaagCAAGTTTGGTTGAATTGACGAGTAATCAGATGAAGAAGGATGCAAACAGATTAGCTAAGCTAAGAGGATCACTCCCAAAAGATCAGCCATCTTTACCTGGAAGTTCCACATCTTCATCATTGATTATTTCAAGCAGCAAAACTACTATGGCTAATTCTTCTCCTCACACGAAACCACAATTaagtttcaataaaaattcacctGTAATGGCTGTTCCGCAATTGGGAGTTGGACTGAGGGGGGGATTCATTGATCTTTCTGAACCAATAACCAAGAAAAATACAGATATGGCTAAAATGAACGCTATTAAATGGATTCAGAGAAATGGGgctctaaaaaaaaacaatccaaACAAAGTTCGAAAAACTTTGGATGAGAAGGTTGAGTTACGGGGCACTAAGCGACAAAGAGAAATTACTGAAGACACTGATCAAGCTTCCAAGAAACAGACGTTAGTAATGAACAGATTTCAAGAGATAATGGCAGCAACGTCGAGGCACACTGACCTAATTGAAAAATCCGATGaacaagagaaagaaaaatatttcagcaaATTAGAAATTAAGGAAAAAATGGAAGACAAAATGATGAGCACATATTCAATAGACTGCAAGGCTGTCAAATGTCTCACCTGCAAATACACTGCATTTTCAGCTTCGGATATGTGTAAAGATCAAAAGCATCCATTGCGAGTTACTGATGCTGTCAAGAGATTCTTCAAATGTGGAGACTGCAAAAATAGAACAGTAACTTTAGATAGATTACCCTCTCACAgttgtaaaaattgtcaaagttCCAACTGGATTAGAACTGCAATGATGGAcgaaagaaaagttgaaatcaatgaaaatacCTTGAGTATCCGTGGAGGAGAGGAGAAGTTTATAGGATCAGTTGTGACAAACAGTTCTTTGAATCTCTTGGTTCCTGAGTACGACTGA
- the LOC124307682 gene encoding ubiquitin-conjugating enzyme E2 W isoform X1: MAAMSPSERRLQKELMSLMREPPPGVHVDGDQAGQNLTQWIIHMEGAKGTLYEGERFQLQFKFSSKYPFDSPEVTFIGGNIPVHPHVYSNGHICLSILTDDWSPALSVQSVCLSIVSMLSSCKEKKRPPDNSFYVKTCNKNPKKTKWWYHDDSV; encoded by the exons ATGGCGGCAATGTCCCCGTCCGAG CGGAGATTACAAAAGGAGTTGATGTCATTGATGCGTGAACCACCTCCTGGTGTTCACGTAGATGGTGATCAAGCTGGCCAGAATCTGACACAATGGATAATCCATATGGAAGGAGCAAAGGGGACGCTATACGAGGGTGAAAGATTTCAGTTGCAATTTAAGTTCAGTTCCAAGTACCCATTTGATTCACCTGAAGTCACATTTATTGGAGGCAACATCCCTGTTCATCCACATGTCTACAGCAATGGTCATATCTGTCTGTCTATACTGACTGATGATTGGTCACCTGCTCTGAGTGTCCAAAGCGTCTGTTTAAGTATAGTTTCTATGCTGAGCAGTTGCAAAGAAAAG AAAAGGCCACCTGATAATTCCTTTTATGTGAAGACATGTAATAAGAATCCAAAGAAAACGAAATGGTGGTATCACG ACGATAGTGTTTGA